In the genome of Dermatobacter hominis, the window TGAAGCGCTCCTCTGCGACCGGGTCGTCAGGGTTCGCGTCCGGGTGCAGCTGGCGCGCCAGCTTCCGGTAGGCCTTCGTGATGTCCTTCTGGTCCGCGGTCTCCGCGACGCCGAGGACGGCGTAGTAGTCCTTCTCGAACCACTCGCGCTGGGGCGACGACACGTCGGTCAGCCCTTCACCTTGACCATCGCCGGCCGCACCACGTGGTCGTTCCACAGGTAGCCGGCGCGGAGCACCTCAACGACGACGGACTCGCCGTCGCCCTCCTCGTGCATGACGGCCTCGTGGACGTTCGGGTCGAACTCCACGTCGGTGTCGGCGACCTTCACCAGGCCGCGCTTGGTCAGGGTCGACTCCAGCTGCGACTGGACGGGGGCCACGTCGGTGTGGCCCTGGGCCAGCGCGGCGTCGCAGGCGTCGAGCACGGGGAGGAGGTCGCGGACGAGCTCCACCGCCGCGAGGGCGCGCTGCTCGGCGCGCTGGACCTCGACGCGGCGCTTGTAGTTGTCGAAGTCGGCCTTCACGCGCTGCACGAGGTCGCGCAGCTCGTCGCGCTCGGTCTCGACCCGCTGGGCGAACTCGACGGCCTCGACGACGGCCTCCTCGGCGCTCTGGCCGAGGTCGTCCGCGCCGGCGGCCGCGAGGTCAAGGTCGACGTCGACCCGATCCGCGATCTCCTCGGCGGTCAGGCCGTCGGTGGAGAGGTCGTCCTCGACGACCTCTCCCACCGCGACCTCGTCGTCGGACGGGTAGCCAGCGGCTCCGGCGTTGGAGCTCACTTGCCCTCCTCGTCGACGATCTCGGCGTCGACCACCTCGTCGTCGGAGGGGCCGGCCTCGGGACCGGCGCCACCGGCGGCACCGGCGCCACCCGCGGCCTCGTCCTTGGCGGCCTGCTCGTAGAGCAGCTGGGACAGCTTCTGGCTGGCCGCCATCAGGCTCTCGGACGCGGTGTTCATGCGGTCGAGGTCACCGCCGTTGAGGGCCTCCTTGAGCTCGGCGAGGGCCGACTCGACCGACGCCTTCTCGACCTCGTCGACCTTGTCGCCCTGCTCCCGGAGGATCTTCTCGGTCTGGTACACGAGCGTGTCGGCCCGGTTCCGGACGTCGGCCTCCTCCTTGCGGCGGCGGTCCTCCTCGGCGTGCGACTCGGCGTCGCGCACCATCTGGTCGATCTGGTCCTTGGACAGCGAGGACTGCCCGGTGATCGTGA includes:
- a CDS encoding nucleotide exchange factor GrpE is translated as MSSNAGAAGYPSDDEVAVGEVVEDDLSTDGLTAEEIADRVDVDLDLAAAGADDLGQSAEEAVVEAVEFAQRVETERDELRDLVQRVKADFDNYKRRVEVQRAEQRALAAVELVRDLLPVLDACDAALAQGHTDVAPVQSQLESTLTKRGLVKVADTDVEFDPNVHEAVMHEEGDGESVVVEVLRAGYLWNDHVVRPAMVKVKG